One window of Cupriavidus oxalaticus genomic DNA carries:
- the chrA gene encoding chromate efflux transporter: MATLPSPSENTHRHEGPLAVFLVFLHLGLTSFGGPVAHLAFFRDELVRRRQWLSEAAYADVVALCQCLPGPASSQTGIALGLSRAGYAGALAAWLGFTLPSALLMILFALGVSHYGMAAAPGVLHGLKLVAVAVVAQAVWGMARTLCRGPVRIAIMIAATGAVLALPGAWTQVAVMAVAALAGALLLRPALAGTHEPLGLPVSHRAGALLLVAFALLLAGLPVLAQLSADPAVRLFDAFYRAGALVFGGGHVVLPLLDAEVVAPGWVGKETFLAGYGVAQAMPGPLFTFAAFLGASSQVPPSGWAGGLLCTVAIFLPGALLVIGALPYWDSLRRNRRAQAALAGVNAAVVGLLLAALWQPVWVSAVRGPLDIVLVALALVALMLWKLPPWLVVLASGVAGWAAGTWL, from the coding sequence ATGGCCACCTTGCCGAGCCCCTCCGAAAACACCCACCGCCACGAGGGGCCGCTTGCCGTGTTCCTGGTGTTCCTGCACCTCGGCCTGACGTCGTTCGGCGGTCCGGTTGCGCACCTGGCGTTCTTCCGCGATGAGCTGGTGCGGCGCCGCCAGTGGCTGAGCGAGGCCGCCTATGCCGACGTGGTCGCGCTGTGCCAGTGCCTGCCTGGCCCAGCCAGCAGCCAGACCGGGATCGCGCTGGGGCTGTCGCGCGCGGGGTACGCTGGCGCGCTCGCCGCATGGCTGGGTTTCACGCTGCCGTCGGCATTGCTGATGATCCTGTTCGCGCTGGGCGTCTCGCACTACGGCATGGCCGCGGCACCCGGGGTGCTGCACGGGCTCAAGCTGGTGGCGGTGGCGGTGGTGGCGCAGGCGGTGTGGGGCATGGCGCGCACGCTGTGCCGTGGCCCGGTGCGCATCGCCATCATGATCGCCGCCACGGGCGCGGTGCTGGCGCTGCCGGGGGCGTGGACGCAGGTGGCGGTGATGGCCGTTGCGGCGCTGGCGGGCGCCTTGCTGCTGCGGCCGGCGCTGGCCGGCACGCATGAGCCGCTCGGACTGCCGGTCAGCCATCGTGCCGGGGCGCTGCTGCTGGTGGCATTCGCCTTGCTGCTGGCCGGTCTGCCGGTGCTGGCGCAGTTGAGCGCCGATCCCGCCGTGCGCCTGTTCGATGCCTTCTACCGCGCTGGCGCGCTGGTCTTCGGCGGCGGCCACGTGGTGCTGCCGCTGCTGGACGCCGAAGTGGTGGCGCCCGGCTGGGTCGGCAAGGAAACCTTCCTCGCCGGTTACGGCGTGGCCCAGGCCATGCCCGGCCCGTTGTTTACGTTTGCCGCCTTCCTGGGCGCCTCGTCGCAGGTGCCGCCGTCCGGCTGGGCCGGCGGGCTGCTGTGCACGGTGGCGATCTTCCTGCCCGGCGCGCTGCTGGTCATCGGCGCGCTGCCTTACTGGGATAGCCTGCGCCGCAACCGCCGGGCACAGGCGGCTCTGGCCGGCGTCAACGCGGCCGTGGTGGGGCTGCTGCTGGCGGCGCTGTGGCAGCCGGTGTGGGTCAGCGCGGTGCGCGGGCCGCTCGATATCGTGCTGGTCGCGCTGGCGCTGGTGGCGCTGATGCTGTGGAAGCTGCCGCCCTGGCTGGTGGTGCTGGCCAGCGGCGTGGCGGGGTGGGCGGCGGGCACGTGGTTGTAG
- a CDS encoding methyl-accepting chemotaxis protein — MLDNLSLKKKLMLPLVLSWVCLLGITLWNAWHIRTLRMDERRLDLAHVTDTAVSVVAEYEALARAGKLPADEARQQAIERVRAMRFGADGYFTLMRSDTVVLMHPFKPEMNGKAMEGMKDPNGVYLFRDIAAIGKGAGKGFVEYLWPKPGAEAPQPKLSYVANFRPWDWNFIAGLYLDDIEAAFRAELWKALGLLLAVGALMSLVMVRVSASLHRQLGGEPAATAQIAGRIAEGDLAGHVEVRPGDEHSVLFAMQRMQARLTGAIGSIRGSADSIAGAAKQIAAGNADLSRRSEEQAASLQETAASMEQLTSTVRQSADNARQASRLAEGASDIAVRGGTIVNQVVGTMGEIKQASGKVADIIGVIEGIAFQTNILALNAAVEAARAGEQGRGFAVVAGEVRTLAQRSATAAKEIKALIGDSAQRVEDGAVLVESAGKAMDEIVAAVKRVTDLMGEMRAATEEQTGGIEQVNQAVSQMDQMAQQNAALVEEAAAAAASLEDQADMLHRAVGQFRLARA, encoded by the coding sequence ATGCTGGACAACCTGAGCCTGAAGAAAAAACTGATGCTGCCGCTGGTGCTGAGCTGGGTCTGCCTGCTCGGCATCACGCTGTGGAACGCCTGGCACATACGCACGCTGCGCATGGATGAGCGCCGGCTCGACCTGGCTCACGTCACCGACACCGCGGTCTCGGTGGTGGCCGAGTACGAAGCGCTGGCCAGGGCCGGCAAGCTGCCCGCCGACGAGGCCAGGCAGCAGGCCATCGAGCGCGTGCGTGCGATGCGCTTCGGCGCCGACGGCTACTTCACGCTGATGCGCTCCGACACCGTGGTGCTGATGCACCCGTTCAAGCCGGAGATGAACGGCAAGGCGATGGAGGGGATGAAGGACCCTAACGGCGTCTACCTGTTCCGCGATATCGCCGCGATCGGCAAGGGTGCCGGCAAGGGCTTCGTCGAATACCTGTGGCCCAAGCCGGGCGCCGAGGCGCCGCAGCCGAAGCTGAGTTACGTGGCCAACTTCCGCCCGTGGGACTGGAACTTTATCGCCGGGCTGTACCTGGATGACATCGAGGCGGCGTTCCGCGCCGAGCTGTGGAAGGCGCTGGGCCTGCTGCTGGCGGTCGGCGCGCTGATGTCGCTGGTGATGGTGCGCGTCTCCGCCAGCCTGCACCGCCAGCTCGGCGGCGAGCCGGCGGCCACCGCGCAGATCGCCGGCCGCATTGCCGAGGGCGACCTCGCCGGCCATGTCGAAGTGCGCCCGGGCGACGAGCACAGCGTGCTGTTCGCGATGCAGCGCATGCAGGCGCGCCTGACCGGCGCGATCGGCAGCATCCGCGGCTCGGCCGATTCGATCGCCGGCGCCGCCAAGCAGATCGCCGCGGGCAACGCCGACCTGTCGCGCCGCAGCGAAGAGCAGGCCGCCTCGCTGCAGGAAACCGCGGCGAGCATGGAGCAGCTCACCAGCACCGTGCGCCAGAGCGCCGACAACGCGCGCCAGGCCAGCCGCCTGGCGGAGGGTGCCTCGGACATCGCCGTGCGCGGCGGCACCATCGTCAACCAGGTGGTCGGCACCATGGGCGAGATCAAGCAGGCCTCGGGCAAGGTGGCCGACATCATCGGCGTGATCGAGGGCATTGCCTTCCAGACCAACATCCTGGCGCTGAACGCCGCAGTGGAAGCCGCGCGCGCCGGCGAGCAGGGCCGCGGCTTTGCCGTGGTGGCCGGCGAGGTGCGCACGCTGGCGCAGCGCAGCGCCACCGCCGCCAAGGAGATCAAGGCGCTGATCGGCGACTCGGCGCAGCGCGTGGAAGACGGCGCGGTGCTGGTGGAAAGCGCCGGCAAGGCGATGGACGAGATCGTGGCAGCGGTCAAGCGCGTGACCGACCTGATGGGCGAGATGCGGGCCGCCACCGAGGAGCAGACCGGCGGCATCGAGCAGGTCAACCAGGCGGTGTCGCAGATGGATCAGATGGCGCAGCAGAACGCGGCGCTGGTGGAAGAGGCGGCGGCCGCGGCGGCGTCGCTGGAGGACCAGGCCGACATGCTGCACCGGGCCGTCGGCCAGTTCCGGCTGGCGCGCGCCTGA
- a CDS encoding GlsB/YeaQ/YmgE family stress response membrane protein, translating to MMAFIGTVFVGLIVGLIARAVKPGEDKMGWIMTIILGVLGSVVAGYVGRAMGWYQPGQPAGWIASVIGAIVLLVIYGMVRRKG from the coding sequence ATGATGGCATTCATCGGCACCGTGTTCGTTGGCCTCATCGTCGGACTGATCGCACGGGCGGTGAAGCCCGGCGAAGACAAGATGGGCTGGATCATGACCATCATCCTCGGCGTGCTGGGCTCGGTGGTGGCCGGCTACGTCGGCCGCGCGATGGGCTGGTACCAGCCGGGCCAACCGGCCGGCTGGATCGCCTCGGTGATCGGCGCGATCGTGCTGCTGGTGATCTACGGCATGGTCCGCCGCAAGGGCTGA
- a CDS encoding transglycosylase domain-containing protein: MSRRGWIFAGLAVALTGGVYVVYSFVASEVRNSHWQARLIGELGQRLTFEIQPGASDSIRFPHSGPYDARMGYGLLPQFAQRLQQRGYVPAEQARMSPDMVRLMDQGLFAPYREKNQAGLLLRDCNGLTLAFERYPQRQYPDFATVPPLLVSALLYVENQGLLNPEYPNMNPALDWRRLSRAVLDQFIRLADRSHDAPGGSTLATQIEKYRHSPEGRTASIPEKFRQMASASLRAYLDGPDTQRARERIVVDYLNTVPLSAREGFGEINGIGDALWVWYGEDFGEVNRLLKEMDQRAPEPRQAQVFKRALSLIISQRRPSYHLRRDDTNLDALTASYLRLLAANSVITAELRDAALAQPLDKAAPPQRGPQEPFVTRKAVNRVRADVTRLTGVESRYDMDRLDLTVDSTINREAQRIVTETLQRVNNKTDARAMGLYGHNLLRDNDDPSKLMTSFTLFERVGNANVVRVQADNIDQPFDINSGARLNLGSTAKLRTLVTYLEIVSELHAQYAGMGRAELAGVRLARQDVLAHWAVDYLSKAKKPEERELMAMLEAAMERKYSGSAGEGFYTGGGLQSFTNFERSAGERNMTVRIAFQHSVNLVFIRMMRDIVRYETFHANPDIGDLFEDRNAPGRREYLERFADQEGSAYMVNFYQRYRGKTSEQRLDTLLGRVRMTIPHINAVRMSVTLLSARPYLDEDSYIRIMRARLGDKQLAKEDLPALYRKYGKDKFNLNDRGYLSRVHPLELWMVEYLDQHPDATLTELLRASTAERQEVYKWLFKTRSKAGQDNRIRTLLEQDAFTRIARRWQRVGYPFDSLTPSYASAIGAAGDRPAALAELAGILLAGGVATQSAAVRSLAFADGTPYATRYVLQPGPGKRVLPAEVAELARRSMLDVVERGTAKSIRGAFTVPGRDGGSLTVAGKTGTGDQRFQVYGPGGRLISSRSVNRSATFVFTLGERFFGTVVVNVREPYAVRYSFTSALAVRVLRAIAPQVAAMAPGGDRALLRCRDAAPGLRMPRVPTMASPAEAVPGASMAQGLEAPPPRADAVAQPAAPAPAKPEAPSLADANDAITVRKASQPLRRTMP, encoded by the coding sequence GTGTCGCGTCGTGGCTGGATTTTCGCTGGCTTGGCGGTCGCCCTCACCGGGGGCGTCTACGTCGTGTATAGCTTTGTCGCGAGCGAAGTGCGCAATTCGCACTGGCAGGCGCGGCTCATCGGCGAGCTCGGCCAGCGGCTGACCTTCGAGATCCAGCCTGGCGCCAGCGACAGCATCCGCTTTCCGCATTCCGGTCCTTACGACGCACGCATGGGCTACGGCCTGCTGCCGCAGTTCGCGCAACGGCTGCAGCAGCGCGGCTACGTTCCCGCCGAGCAGGCGCGCATGTCGCCCGACATGGTCAGGCTGATGGACCAGGGCTTGTTCGCGCCGTACCGCGAGAAGAACCAGGCCGGCCTCCTGCTGCGCGACTGCAACGGGCTGACGCTGGCGTTCGAGCGCTATCCGCAGCGCCAGTATCCCGACTTCGCCACGGTGCCGCCGCTGCTGGTGAGCGCGCTGCTGTACGTCGAGAACCAGGGCCTGCTCAACCCCGAATACCCCAACATGAACCCGGCGCTGGACTGGCGCCGGCTGTCGCGCGCGGTGCTCGACCAGTTCATCCGGCTGGCCGACCGTTCGCACGACGCGCCCGGCGGCAGCACGCTGGCCACGCAGATCGAGAAGTACCGGCACTCACCCGAAGGACGCACCGCGTCGATCCCCGAGAAATTCCGGCAGATGGCATCGGCGTCGTTGCGCGCTTACCTGGACGGACCCGACACGCAGCGCGCGCGCGAGCGCATCGTGGTCGACTACCTCAACACCGTGCCGCTGTCGGCGCGCGAGGGCTTCGGCGAGATCAACGGCATCGGCGACGCGCTGTGGGTGTGGTATGGCGAGGACTTCGGCGAGGTCAACCGGCTGCTCAAGGAAATGGACCAGCGCGCGCCCGAGCCGCGCCAGGCGCAGGTATTCAAGCGAGCGCTGTCGCTGATCATCTCGCAGCGCCGGCCGTCTTACCATTTGCGCCGCGACGACACCAACCTGGATGCGCTGACGGCCAGCTACCTGCGCTTGCTGGCCGCCAACAGCGTCATCACCGCCGAGCTGCGCGACGCGGCGCTGGCGCAGCCGCTGGACAAGGCCGCGCCGCCGCAGCGCGGGCCGCAGGAGCCGTTCGTCACGCGCAAGGCCGTCAACCGCGTTCGCGCCGATGTCACCCGCCTGACCGGCGTGGAAAGCCGCTACGACATGGACCGGCTCGACCTGACGGTCGACAGCACCATCAACCGCGAGGCGCAGCGCATCGTCACCGAGACGCTGCAGCGCGTGAACAACAAGACGGACGCGCGCGCCATGGGCCTGTACGGCCATAACCTGCTGCGCGACAACGACGACCCGTCGAAGCTGATGACCAGCTTCACGCTGTTCGAGCGTGTCGGCAACGCCAACGTGGTGCGGGTGCAGGCCGACAACATCGACCAGCCGTTCGACATCAACAGCGGCGCGCGGCTGAACCTCGGTTCGACCGCCAAGCTGCGCACGCTGGTGACCTACCTGGAAATCGTCAGCGAGCTGCATGCGCAATACGCCGGCATGGGCCGCGCCGAACTGGCCGGGGTGCGGCTGGCACGGCAGGATGTGCTTGCCCACTGGGCGGTGGATTACCTGTCCAAGGCGAAGAAGCCCGAGGAGCGCGAACTGATGGCGATGCTCGAGGCCGCGATGGAGCGCAAGTACTCCGGCAGCGCCGGGGAAGGCTTCTACACCGGCGGCGGGCTGCAGAGCTTCACCAACTTCGAGCGCTCGGCGGGCGAGCGCAACATGACCGTGCGCATCGCGTTCCAGCATTCGGTCAACCTGGTCTTCATCCGCATGATGCGCGACATCGTGCGCTACGAGACCTTCCACGCCAATCCGGACATCGGCGACCTGTTCGAGGACCGCAACGCCCCGGGCCGGCGCGAGTACCTGGAGCGCTTTGCCGACCAGGAAGGCAGCGCCTACATGGTCAACTTCTACCAGCGCTACCGCGGCAAGACTTCCGAGCAGCGGCTGGATACGCTGCTGGGCCGCGTGCGCATGACCATCCCGCACATCAACGCGGTGCGCATGTCGGTGACGCTGCTGAGCGCGCGCCCCTACCTGGACGAGGACAGCTATATCCGCATCATGCGCGCGCGCCTGGGCGACAAGCAGCTCGCCAAGGAAGACCTGCCCGCGCTGTACCGCAAGTACGGCAAGGACAAGTTCAACCTGAACGACCGCGGCTACCTGTCACGGGTGCATCCGCTGGAACTGTGGATGGTGGAGTACCTGGACCAGCACCCCGACGCCACGCTGACGGAGCTGCTGCGCGCCAGCACGGCGGAGCGCCAGGAAGTCTACAAGTGGCTGTTCAAGACGCGCAGCAAGGCGGGCCAGGACAACCGCATCCGCACGCTGCTGGAGCAGGACGCCTTCACCCGCATCGCCAGGCGCTGGCAACGGGTGGGCTATCCGTTCGATTCGCTGACGCCGTCGTACGCCAGCGCGATCGGCGCGGCGGGCGACCGTCCGGCGGCGCTGGCCGAGCTGGCCGGCATCCTGCTGGCCGGCGGCGTGGCCACGCAGAGTGCAGCGGTGCGCAGCCTGGCCTTTGCCGACGGCACGCCCTACGCCACGCGCTACGTGCTGCAGCCGGGCCCGGGCAAGCGCGTGCTGCCGGCCGAGGTGGCCGAGCTGGCGCGGCGTTCGATGCTGGACGTGGTGGAACGCGGCACCGCCAAGTCGATCCGCGGCGCTTTCACGGTGCCGGGCCGCGACGGCGGGTCGCTGACGGTGGCGGGCAAGACCGGCACCGGCGACCAGCGCTTCCAGGTGTACGGGCCGGGCGGGCGGCTGATCTCGTCGCGCTCGGTGAACCGCTCGGCGACGTTCGTCTTTACGCTGGGCGAGCGCTTCTTCGGCACCGTGGTGGTCAATGTGCGCGAGCCGTACGCGGTGCGCTACAGCTTTACCAGCGCGCTGGCGGTGCGGGTGCTGCGCGCGATCGCGCCGCAGGTGGCGGCGATGGCGCCAGGCGGCGACCGTGCGCTGCTGCGCTGCCGTGATGCGGCGCCGGGCCTGCGCATGCCGCGCGTGCCGACCATGGCGTCACCGGCCGAAGCCGTGCCGGGCGCCAGCATGGCGCAGGGGCTGGAAGCCCCGCCGCCCCGCGCCGACGCGGTGGCTCAGCCCGCGGCGCCTGCGCCGGCCAAGCCCGAAGCGCCGAGCCTGGCCGACGCCAACGATGCCATCACCGTGCGCAAGGCCAGTCAGCCCTTGCGGCGGACCATGCCGTAG
- a CDS encoding aldo/keto reductase, with protein sequence MPATTMPYRRLGVSNLRVSALCLGTMMFADQTDEAEAARIVASARDHGVNFIDTADVYTKGASEQMVGRLLTANRHDWVLATKLGNVMQPAPNHSHYSRVWITRAVEDSLHRLATDYIDILYLHRDYPGENLEEAVRAMGDLVRSGKIRYWAVSNFRGWRLAEIARLCGELGVPRPVACQPYYNLLNRLPEVEILPACEHYGLGVVPYSPVARGVLTGKYAPGQAPEQGTRAGRADRRMMETEFREESLVIAQQLKAHAEARGLTPGQFATAWVLANPIISSVIAGPRTLAQFEDYFGALGAAITPDEESMIDALVAPGHASTHGYNDPGYPFGGRPVARAQQA encoded by the coding sequence ATGCCAGCCACCACCATGCCCTACCGCCGCCTCGGCGTCAGCAACCTGCGCGTTTCAGCGCTGTGCCTGGGCACCATGATGTTTGCCGACCAGACCGACGAGGCCGAGGCGGCGCGCATCGTTGCCAGCGCGCGTGACCACGGCGTGAATTTCATCGATACGGCCGATGTCTACACCAAGGGCGCGTCGGAGCAGATGGTCGGCCGGCTGCTGACCGCGAACCGCCACGACTGGGTGCTGGCGACCAAGCTCGGCAACGTAATGCAGCCCGCGCCCAACCACTCGCACTACTCGCGCGTGTGGATCACGCGCGCGGTCGAGGACAGCCTGCACCGGCTCGCGACCGACTACATCGATATCCTCTACCTGCACCGCGACTATCCCGGCGAGAACCTGGAAGAGGCGGTCCGCGCGATGGGCGACCTGGTGCGCAGCGGCAAGATCCGCTACTGGGCGGTGTCGAACTTCCGCGGCTGGCGCCTTGCCGAGATCGCGCGGCTGTGCGGCGAGCTGGGCGTGCCGCGCCCGGTGGCCTGCCAGCCGTACTACAACCTGCTGAACCGCCTGCCCGAGGTGGAGATCCTGCCGGCTTGCGAGCACTACGGCCTGGGTGTGGTGCCCTACAGCCCGGTGGCGCGCGGCGTGCTGACCGGCAAGTACGCGCCCGGACAGGCGCCGGAACAGGGCACGCGCGCCGGCCGTGCCGACCGCCGCATGATGGAAACCGAATTCCGCGAGGAATCGCTGGTGATCGCACAGCAACTCAAGGCGCATGCCGAGGCGCGCGGCCTGACGCCGGGGCAGTTCGCCACGGCGTGGGTGCTGGCCAACCCCATCATTTCGTCGGTTATCGCGGGGCCGCGCACGCTGGCGCAGTTCGAAGATTACTTCGGTGCGCTCGGGGCTGCGATCACGCCCGACGAAGAATCGATGATCGATGCGCTGGTCGCGCCGGGGCATGCGTCGACCCACGGCTACAACGACCCGGGCTACCCGTTCGGGGGACGGCCGGTGGCACGCGCGCAGCAGGCATGA
- a CDS encoding NAD(P)/FAD-dependent oxidoreductase, with product MQTETTDVVIIGAGPAGSVAAGLLRKHGIPVLVIEKEIFPRFSIGESLLPQSMAYIESAGMLRAVVEAGFQYKNGAAFSRAGQHTAFDFREKFSPGWGTTYQVQRARFDDVLIREAARQGAEVRFAHLVENVDVSGAQPEVTVRAPEGSRYRVRAKFLLDASGFGRILPRLLKLESPSGFPVRSALFTHVEDRIAPGGFDRNKILISVHPQHPDVWYWTIPFSDGRCSLGVVAEKAFLDNYTGTETERLRALVAEEPGLASLLADACWDTPARQIAGYSANVSSLWGNGYALLGNAGEFLDPVFSSGVTIAFKSASLAVECLVRQLGGEAVDWEKDFAQPLRAGVDCFRVFVEAWYEGRFQKLIFYPNATPEIRSMISAVLAGYAWDRNNPFVADPRRRMAVLEEFCNV from the coding sequence ATGCAAACGGAAACCACGGATGTCGTCATCATCGGCGCAGGCCCGGCCGGCTCGGTCGCGGCGGGCCTGCTGCGCAAGCACGGAATCCCGGTACTGGTGATCGAGAAGGAAATCTTCCCGCGCTTTTCGATCGGCGAGAGTTTGCTGCCGCAGAGCATGGCCTATATCGAAAGCGCCGGCATGCTGCGCGCGGTGGTCGAAGCCGGCTTCCAGTACAAGAACGGCGCCGCGTTCTCCCGCGCCGGCCAGCACACCGCCTTCGACTTCCGCGAAAAATTCTCTCCCGGCTGGGGCACGACCTACCAGGTGCAGCGTGCCCGCTTCGACGATGTGCTGATCCGCGAGGCGGCACGCCAGGGCGCCGAGGTCCGTTTCGCGCATCTGGTCGAGAACGTCGATGTCAGCGGCGCGCAGCCCGAGGTGACGGTGCGCGCGCCGGAGGGCAGCCGGTACCGGGTGCGCGCGAAATTCCTGCTCGATGCCTCGGGCTTCGGCCGCATCCTGCCGCGCCTGCTCAAGCTGGAGTCGCCGTCGGGCTTCCCGGTGCGCAGCGCGCTCTTCACCCATGTCGAGGACCGGATCGCGCCGGGGGGCTTCGACCGCAACAAGATCCTGATCAGCGTGCATCCGCAGCACCCGGATGTCTGGTACTGGACCATCCCGTTCTCGGACGGCCGCTGCTCGCTCGGCGTGGTGGCGGAGAAGGCGTTCCTGGACAACTACACCGGCACCGAGACCGAGCGGCTGCGCGCGCTGGTGGCGGAGGAGCCCGGGCTGGCGAGCCTGCTTGCCGATGCCTGCTGGGACACCCCGGCGCGGCAGATCGCGGGCTATTCGGCCAACGTCAGTTCGCTGTGGGGCAATGGCTACGCGCTGCTCGGCAATGCCGGCGAATTCCTCGATCCGGTGTTTTCCTCCGGCGTCACCATTGCCTTCAAGTCGGCCAGCCTGGCCGTGGAGTGCCTGGTGCGCCAGCTCGGCGGCGAAGCGGTGGACTGGGAGAAGGATTTCGCGCAGCCGCTGCGAGCGGGCGTGGATTGCTTCCGCGTCTTTGTCGAAGCATGGTATGAAGGCCGCTTCCAGAAGCTGATTTTCTACCCCAATGCCACGCCGGAGATCCGCAGCATGATCAGCGCGGTGCTGGCCGGATATGCCTGGGACCGCAACAACCCGTTCGTCGCCGATCCGCGCCGCCGCATGGCGGTGCTGGAAGAATTCTGCAACGTCTGA
- the fabG gene encoding 3-oxoacyl-ACP reductase FabG produces MTNPTVLVTGSSRGIGRAIALRLARDGYDVVVHCRARRDEAEAVADAVRAHGSRSRVLCFDVSRRDEAAATLLADIATHGCYYGVVCNAGLARDAAFPAMTGAEWDEVVHTNLDAFYNVLNPVVMPMVQRRQPGRIVTLSSVSGLVGNRGQANYSAAKAGIIGATKALAIELAKRAITVNCVAPGLIDTDMVEAHVREEALRLIPARRMGTPDEVAATVAFLLSPDAGYITRQVISVNGGMFG; encoded by the coding sequence ATGACCAATCCGACCGTACTGGTCACCGGATCGTCGCGTGGCATCGGCCGCGCCATCGCGCTGCGCCTGGCGCGCGATGGCTATGACGTGGTGGTCCATTGCCGCGCACGCCGCGACGAAGCCGAAGCCGTGGCCGACGCGGTGCGCGCCCATGGCAGCAGGTCGCGCGTGCTGTGCTTCGACGTCAGCCGCCGCGACGAGGCAGCGGCCACGCTGCTGGCCGACATCGCCACGCACGGCTGCTACTACGGCGTGGTCTGCAATGCCGGGCTGGCCCGCGACGCGGCCTTCCCGGCCATGACCGGCGCCGAATGGGACGAGGTGGTGCACACCAACCTCGATGCCTTCTACAACGTGCTCAACCCGGTGGTGATGCCGATGGTGCAGCGCCGCCAGCCTGGCCGCATCGTCACGCTGTCGTCGGTCTCCGGACTGGTCGGCAACCGCGGGCAGGCCAACTACAGCGCCGCCAAGGCGGGCATCATCGGCGCCACCAAGGCGCTCGCCATCGAACTGGCCAAGCGCGCCATCACGGTCAACTGCGTCGCGCCCGGCCTGATCGACACCGACATGGTCGAGGCGCACGTGCGCGAGGAAGCGCTGCGCCTGATCCCGGCGCGGCGCATGGGCACGCCGGACGAGGTTGCCGCCACCGTCGCCTTCCTGCTGTCGCCCGATGCCGGCTATATCACGCGGCAGGTGATTTCGGTCAACGGCGGGATGTTCGGGTAA
- a CDS encoding cation:proton antiporter, with amino-acid sequence MNAVSIFFLQAMLVVALPYLLWRGAGLQAAFPLVAVQVLAGILLGPSVFGQLAPQRWSALFGPDHLPMLSGLQWLAVTLFCFLTGLHLREDAATTHWHDTLRISLGSIAAPFVLGGVTGWWMIRAGWPVAGEHADPYWFACAMGICTAVTALPVLGALLREMRLTGTPLGQLALRCAAVNDAWVWLFLTLVLLQQGSQQGASALVTGVRAGAYLAFMFGVVRPALAWLLRRAQETELLLAVAFFLVLASAFLGELAGLHHVMGGFVAGLAWPSQAAQRVRQQLEPMTVVVLLPFFFLAAGLRTEISLQEPMTLWIAALSLVVAIAGKMAGVALPALRAGMGWRKSLALGALLQTKGLVEVVVLTVLLDARVISTTAFSGLLLMALASTLLARPLTLLATHGRLR; translated from the coding sequence ATGAACGCGGTAAGCATCTTCTTCCTGCAGGCCATGCTGGTGGTGGCGCTTCCCTACCTGCTGTGGCGCGGCGCGGGCCTGCAGGCCGCCTTTCCGCTGGTGGCGGTGCAGGTGCTGGCCGGCATCCTGCTCGGGCCGTCGGTGTTCGGCCAGCTGGCGCCCCAGCGCTGGTCGGCGCTGTTCGGCCCCGATCACCTGCCGATGCTGTCCGGCCTGCAATGGCTCGCCGTGACGCTGTTCTGCTTCCTGACCGGCCTGCATTTGCGCGAAGACGCGGCGACGACGCACTGGCATGACACCCTGCGCATCTCGCTGGGCAGCATCGCGGCGCCGTTCGTGCTCGGCGGCGTGACGGGATGGTGGATGATCCGCGCCGGCTGGCCGGTGGCGGGCGAGCATGCCGATCCCTACTGGTTCGCCTGCGCGATGGGGATCTGCACCGCGGTCACCGCGCTGCCCGTGCTAGGCGCGCTGCTGCGCGAGATGCGGCTGACCGGCACGCCGCTGGGCCAGCTCGCGCTGCGCTGCGCGGCGGTCAATGACGCGTGGGTGTGGCTGTTCCTGACGCTGGTGCTGCTGCAGCAGGGCAGCCAGCAAGGCGCCAGCGCGCTGGTGACCGGAGTGCGCGCCGGCGCCTACCTCGCCTTCATGTTCGGCGTGGTGCGCCCCGCGCTCGCCTGGCTGCTGCGCCGCGCGCAGGAGACGGAACTACTGCTGGCGGTCGCCTTCTTCCTGGTGCTGGCGTCGGCATTCCTGGGCGAGCTGGCCGGGCTGCATCACGTGATGGGCGGCTTCGTCGCCGGGCTGGCCTGGCCGTCGCAGGCGGCACAGCGCGTGCGCCAGCAGCTGGAACCGATGACGGTGGTGGTGCTGTTGCCATTCTTCTTCCTTGCCGCCGGGCTGCGTACCGAGATTTCGCTGCAGGAACCGATGACGCTGTGGATCGCCGCACTGTCGCTGGTCGTCGCCATTGCCGGCAAGATGGCCGGCGTTGCGCTGCCGGCGCTGCGCGCGGGCATGGGCTGGCGCAAGTCGCTCGCGCTGGGCGCGCTGCTGCAGACCAAGGGACTGGTCGAGGTGGTGGTGCTGACCGTGCTGCTGGACGCGCGCGTCATCAGCACGACGGCATTCTCGGGGCTGCTGCTGATGGCGCTGGCCAGTACACTGCTGGCGCGTCCTCTGACCTTGCTCGCGACACATGGCCGCTTGCGCTGA